One part of the Falco peregrinus isolate bFalPer1 unplaced genomic scaffold, bFalPer1.pri scaffold_42, whole genome shotgun sequence genome encodes these proteins:
- the LOC129783494 gene encoding olfactory receptor 14I1-like: MSNSSSISQFLLLAFADTRELQLLHFWLSLGIYLAALMANGLIIITVVCDHHLQTPMYFFLLNLSLIDLGSISTTLPKAMANSLWDTRDISYPGCAAQLF, from the coding sequence atgtccaacagcagctccatctcccagttcctcctcctggcatttgcagacacgcgggagctgcagctcttgcacttctggctctccctgggcatctacctggctgccctcatggccaatgGCCTCATCATCATCACAGTAGTGTGCGACCACCACCTGCaaacccccatgtacttcttcctacTCAACCTCTCTCTCAtcgacctgggctccatctccaccactctccccaaagccatggccaactccctctgggacaccagggacatctcctacccaggatgtgctgcacagctcttc